In one Lolium rigidum isolate FL_2022 chromosome 3, APGP_CSIRO_Lrig_0.1, whole genome shotgun sequence genomic region, the following are encoded:
- the LOC124696350 gene encoding class E vacuolar protein-sorting machinery protein hse1-like → MAKHPSSPSASSPARKSPHPTPAGDATDISAAPAAATTTTAASGPNASSSSSPPAGFVFMCSGATKPQCFSYRVLGLPRGRLDDVSRIRRGAALFLYDFDSKYLYGPYRADSDGGLDLEPAAFQGRYPAQVKFTIDGDFMPIPESSVRSAIKENYSRGKFCPELTVMQVEKLRGLFRPITVLPESAPSADYRHYVDNRHPAPSAAYVPASGFHPTQPAINRHPDPTTSYLPPSGSHPTQPAAYVHYPSAYVPAQAAHLVPHEPYAYPYSHLPPPSAQFTAPAYYATPAGHPYQAGYESYDPSASAYHYAQAPPSCYPYVQTQHLVPQHVPHPVYSTANRDDPYRFDAVKSHYQETISERSAYGAAHQNLQLVRQYGYTPSSETAAPEAATTNLGLVRSYGSDPSSALGVQSYVDGAAPTIYSHAGTPAITQAENVAAPSVYIAAAAPAYL, encoded by the exons ATGGCGAAGCACCCGTCCTccccctccgcttcctcgccggcgcggAAGAGCCCGCATCCTACGCCGGCGGGGGATGCGACAGACATCtctgccgcccccgccgccgccaccaccaccactgccgcGTCCGGCCCtaacgcctcctcctcctcgtcgccgccggcggggTTCGTCTTCATGTGCAGCGGCGCGACGAAGCCCCAGTGCTTCAGCTACAGGGTTCTGGGCCTGCCACGGGGGAGGCTGGACGACGTCTCCCGGATCAGGCGAGGCGCGGCACTCTTCCTCTACGACTTCGACTCCAAGTACCTCTACGGACCCTACCGCGCCGACTCCGACGGCGGCCTCGACCTCGAACCCGCCGCATTCCAAGGACGCTACCCAGCCCAG GTTAAATTTACAATTGATGGTGATTTCATGCCAATCCCAGAGAGTAGTGTAAGAAGTGCTATAAAGGAGAATTATTCCCGTGGGAAATTCTGTCCAGAACTTACCGTTATGCAA GTTGAGAAACTGAGAGGATTGTTCCGGCCAATTACTGTACTGCCAGAGTCTGCTCCATCTGCTGATTACAGGCATTATGTTGATAACAGGCATCCTGCTCCATCTGCTGCTTACGTGCCTGCTTCAGGTTTTCACCCAACACAGCCAGCTATCAACAGGCATCCTGATCCCACTACTTCTTACTTGCCTCCTTCAGGTTCTCACCCAACACAGCCAGCTGCTTATGTGCATTACCCAAGTGCTTATGTTCCTGCACAGGCTGCTCATCTGGTGCCACACGAGCCTTATGCATATCCATATTCTCACCTACCTCCTCCTAGCGCTCAATTCACTGCGCCTGCTTACTATGCGACCCCAGCTGGGCATCCGTATCAAGCAGGATATGAATCATATGATCCATCGGCGTCTGCCTACCACTATGCCCAAGCACCCCCTTCCTGTTATCCCTATGTGCAAACCCAACACCTTGTGCCACAACATGTCCCACACCCTGTCTATTCCACTGCTAATCGGGATGATCCATATCGATTTGATGCTGTGAAATCTCATTACCAGGAAACTATTTCTGAGAG ATCTGCCTATGGTGCAGCACATCAGAACTTGCAACTTGTTAGGCAGTATGGGTATACCCCAAGCAGCGAGACTGCAGCACCTGAAGCAGCTACCACGAACTTAGGGCTTGTTAGGAGTTATGGATCTGATCCAAGCAGTGCACTTGGAGTGCAGTCCTATGTTGATGGAGCTGCACCGACGATCTATTCACATGCAGGCACCCCAGCAATCACCCAGGCCGAGAATGTTGCCGCGCCATCGGTATACATTGCCGCGGCTGCACCAGCTTACCTGTGA